In the genome of Magnolia sinica isolate HGM2019 chromosome 2, MsV1, whole genome shotgun sequence, one region contains:
- the LOC131232370 gene encoding phenolic glucoside malonyltransferase 2-like → MAPLHNVKLLEVSRVSPPPSSITDASLPITLFDVVWLQLPPVQRLFFYQFPQNPDNTITTTHFINTLLPKLKHSLSLSLRLFFPLAGNLTRSPNNGEHEIRYVNGDSVSFTVAESDADFHLLMANHPRDVMELHPLVPQLPVSDPQNQPLLALQVTIFPDSGICIGTCIHHAVADGSSSMHFMKSWASICQSGDESLIRSRPFYDRSVAAYLDGLKRLMLYQIANFKRDPVSDSLKARATPFLATFIIGRADIETLRRRILARRCDASQKPIHCSSFVLTCAYVWVCLIRSRGDDVRDKNVHFYFPVDCRARLVPPIPATYFGNCIGCCICHAKGNDLATEEGVGAASEAIGRTIQALDGGVLNGVETWIPEFVSTAASGERIVTVAGSPKFRVYDTDFGWGRPVKVEVFSIQEAGAISVADTRDEEGGIEVGVSLPKGEMDRFASLFVEGLKNLRS, encoded by the coding sequence ATGGCACCACTTCACAATGTCAAGCTGTTGGAGGTTTCTAGAGTCTCTCCTCCGCCCAGCTCCATCACCGACGCCTCTCTCCCTATCACCTTATTCGATGTTGTTTGGCTACAATTGCCTCCGGTCCAACGCCTCTTCTTCTACCAATTCCCACAAAACCCAGATAACACCATCACCACAACCCACTTTATAAACACTCTCCTTCCCAAATTGAAACactccctttccctctctctccgtctcttCTTCCCTCTCGCTGGTAATCTGACCCGCTCTCCCAACAATGGCGAGCACGAGATTCGCTATGTCAATGGCGACTCAGTCTCATTCACCGTCGCGGAGTCAGACGCTGATTTCCACCTACTCATGGCGAATCACCCAAGAGATGTAATGGAATTACATCCACTCGTTCCTCAGTTACCCGTTTCTGACCCTCAAAACCAACCCCTGCTAGCTTTGCAAGTCACCATATTTCCTGACTCGGGCATCTGTATCGGAACTTGTATACACCACGCGGTGGCAGATGGGAGCagctccatgcatttcatgaaatCTTGGGCGTCAATTTGCCAGTCCGGAGACGAGTCTTTAATCAGGTCGAGGCCGTTCTACGACAGGTCGGTGGCTGCATATCTCGACGGACTCAAGAGACTAATGTTATACCAGATTGCTAATTTCAAACGCGACCCGGTCTCAGATAGCTTGAAGGCTCGAGCAACCCCATTTCTAGCCACGTTCATCATCGGTCGAGCAGACATCGAGACGCTAAGGCGACGGATCTTAGCCCGACGGTGCGACGCCAGCCAGAAACCGATACATTGCTCATCGTTCGTGCTAACATGCGCATACGTGTGGGTTTGCTTGATCAGGTCACGTGGAGATGACGTCAGGGACAAAAACGTCCATTTCTACTTTCCGGTGGACTGCCGGGCTCGGCTGGTACCGCCGATACCCGCTACGTATTTCGGGAACTGTATCGGTTGTTGTATATGCCATGCGAAGGGGAACGACTTAGCGACGGAAGAAGGGGTGGGAGCCGCGTCGGAGGCCATCGGGAGAACAATCCAAGCGTTGGATGGCGGGGTCTTGAATGGCGTGGAGACTTGGATACCGGAATTTGTTTCTACGGCAGCTTCAGGGGAGCGGATCGTAACGGTTGCTGGGTCGCCCAAGTTTCGGGTCTATGATACGGATTTCGGGTGGGGAAGGCCTGTAAAGGTGGAAGTGTTTTCGATTCAAGAAGCAGGCGCTATATCGGTTGCGGATACTAGAGATGAAGAGGGAGGAATCGAAGTTGGGGTGTCGCTGCCAAAAGGCGAAATGGACCGATTTGCTTCTCTGTTTGTGGAAGGTCTGAAGAATCTCCGTAGCTGA